A genomic segment from Nocardia cyriacigeorgica GUH-2 encodes:
- a CDS encoding enoyl-CoA hydratase/isomerase family protein, whose product MSDTKPTRLEREIVGDGAEVATLTLASPPLNLFDQAMFDALVADIAELTANPPRAVLLRAEGKVVSGGVDVHTFEGLTAEQGAELWRDLFARICHPLEALPCPVVFAAHGLTLTAAFEIALACDLILAAPKAKFGLVEIVVGLTPSMGGPQRLAERAGSGRARELVMTGDLYDAATMADWGVVNGVHEDLDAAAQALVHRLAQGPTRAHAATKKIVEAWRSGGVAHADSVTPEVSGELFATEDLRGAVRSFLELGPGKATYTGR is encoded by the coding sequence ATGAGTGACACCAAACCCACCAGACTGGAACGCGAGATCGTCGGCGACGGCGCCGAGGTGGCGACGCTGACGCTGGCGAGTCCGCCGCTGAATCTGTTCGACCAGGCCATGTTCGACGCTCTCGTCGCCGATATCGCCGAGTTGACCGCGAACCCGCCGCGCGCGGTGTTGTTGCGGGCGGAAGGCAAGGTCGTCTCCGGTGGGGTCGACGTGCACACCTTCGAGGGGCTGACCGCCGAGCAGGGCGCCGAACTCTGGCGCGACCTGTTCGCCCGGATCTGCCATCCGCTCGAGGCGCTGCCGTGCCCGGTGGTGTTCGCCGCGCACGGGCTCACCCTCACCGCGGCCTTCGAGATCGCGCTGGCCTGCGATCTGATCCTGGCCGCGCCCAAGGCGAAGTTCGGCCTGGTGGAGATCGTGGTCGGGCTGACGCCGTCGATGGGCGGCCCGCAGCGGCTGGCCGAGCGCGCGGGTTCGGGCCGGGCCCGCGAGCTGGTGATGACCGGCGATCTGTACGACGCGGCGACCATGGCCGACTGGGGTGTGGTCAACGGCGTGCACGAGGATCTCGACGCCGCGGCGCAGGCGCTGGTGCACCGGCTGGCGCAGGGCCCGACCCGCGCGCACGCGGCGACCAAGAAGATCGTCGAGGCCTGGCGTTCGGGCGGCGTGGCGCATGCTGATTCGGTGACCCCCGAGGTGTCGGGCGAGCTGTTCGCGACCGAGGACCTGCGTGGCGCGGTGCGCAGCTTCCTGGAACTCGGGCCGGGTAAGGCGACCTACACCGGACGCTGA
- a CDS encoding class I adenylate-forming enzyme family protein — translation MRDGTTRLIGPGVNERAESPAGLLVEYPAGERAGDPLARGADGVLRYGNLTPALTELLDLQVHAFATREAVVEVGGPRLTYRDLWHSASRIAGGLQEHGIGYGDRVAVHLPVGARWVQAFLGALLSGAVPVLVHDGLPAAVAERVIADSGADFVLGGGARGCGSTRTGSVADTELPDGAAFIDDGAALDDLALLCYTSGTAPGPALPKGVELTNENLLSAIRSVVGALDLPTDGLRNLVLLPLAHASGCVDQLLPTFAVGGTVVLAPDTGRLAETLAAERIDMIAATPRILGALLPELAAERADGLRTEGVARISTAGHRAERAASGVDATELRAIFPDARQWAVWGATETSGIGLAVDDSLADPGGTVLGLPFGGTELALWGPRAGDGHGELLCRGPNVTRRYWNDPKATADRFTGSWFHTGDQVTIGADGLVRRSA, via the coding sequence ATGAGAGACGGCACGACAAGGCTCATCGGGCCGGGCGTGAACGAGCGCGCCGAGTCCCCGGCCGGCCTGCTGGTCGAGTATCCGGCCGGGGAGCGGGCCGGCGATCCGCTGGCCCGCGGCGCCGACGGTGTGCTGCGCTACGGCAACCTCACCCCCGCGCTGACCGAACTGCTCGATCTCCAGGTGCATGCCTTCGCCACCCGCGAGGCCGTGGTCGAGGTCGGCGGACCCCGCCTGACCTACCGCGACCTGTGGCATTCGGCCTCGCGGATCGCCGGTGGACTCCAGGAGCACGGCATCGGCTACGGCGACCGGGTCGCGGTGCATCTGCCGGTCGGCGCGCGCTGGGTGCAGGCATTTCTCGGCGCGCTGCTCAGCGGCGCGGTGCCGGTGCTGGTGCACGACGGGCTACCGGCGGCGGTGGCGGAGCGGGTGATCGCCGACAGCGGCGCCGATTTCGTGCTCGGCGGCGGCGCCCGCGGCTGCGGTTCGACCAGGACGGGCAGCGTCGCCGATACCGAACTCCCTGACGGCGCGGCCTTCATCGACGACGGCGCCGCGCTCGATGATCTCGCGCTGCTCTGCTACACCAGCGGCACCGCTCCCGGCCCGGCACTGCCCAAGGGCGTCGAGCTCACCAACGAAAACCTGCTCTCGGCAATCCGTTCGGTGGTGGGCGCGCTCGATCTGCCCACCGACGGATTGCGCAATCTGGTGCTGCTGCCACTGGCCCACGCCAGCGGCTGCGTCGATCAGTTGCTGCCCACCTTTGCCGTCGGCGGCACGGTGGTGCTCGCTCCCGATACCGGCCGGCTCGCCGAAACCCTTGCCGCCGAACGCATCGACATGATCGCCGCGACCCCGCGCATCCTCGGCGCCCTGCTGCCCGAGCTGGCCGCCGAACGGGCCGACGGGCTGCGCACCGAGGGCGTCGCACGCATCAGCACCGCGGGCCATCGCGCCGAACGGGCGGCCTCCGGCGTCGACGCGACCGAGCTGCGCGCGATCTTTCCCGACGCGCGGCAGTGGGCGGTCTGGGGCGCCACCGAGACCAGCGGCATCGGGCTGGCGGTCGACGATTCGCTGGCCGATCCGGGCGGGACCGTGCTCGGATTGCCGTTCGGCGGAACCGAATTGGCGCTGTGGGGCCCGCGCGCCGGAGACGGGCACGGCGAACTGCTGTGCCGTGGCCCCAATGTCACCCGCCGATACTGGAACGACCCGAAGGCCACCGCCGACCGCTTCACCGGTAGCTGGTTCCACACCGGCGATCAGGTCACTATCGGCGCCGACGGCCTGGTCCGGCGCAGCGCGTAG
- a CDS encoding ABC transporter permease, giving the protein MIDVLPADLLPAINSELRKTATLRWPRLLAAMVVAIAVVTSSVTAILSGPADPDGEPATGAATIGLYLALIAVVLAVGGYGAAAAGGEFRHDTMAITAMFTLDRDRLVGAKLLVTAAVALGLAVAVELVALGCLFAFGNGKFELTAQLFAVLGGGLIAAVCWSVIGAGLGLWLRSPGAGVALVLGWLLIIEPLIWLVTTGLGIAGISTVLPGSSTVSTLMVGSFAGADLLAPTPAAIVVLLLWTIGVGGLGWWSVRSRDL; this is encoded by the coding sequence ATGATCGACGTCTTGCCTGCGGACCTGCTGCCGGCGATCAACTCCGAGCTACGCAAGACGGCCACGCTGCGCTGGCCGCGGCTGCTCGCGGCCATGGTGGTGGCCATTGCCGTGGTCACCAGCTCGGTCACCGCGATCCTGTCCGGCCCGGCCGATCCCGACGGCGAACCGGCCACCGGCGCCGCCACCATCGGGCTGTACCTGGCATTGATCGCGGTGGTGCTGGCGGTCGGCGGATACGGCGCGGCGGCCGCGGGCGGCGAATTCCGGCACGACACCATGGCCATCACCGCCATGTTCACGCTCGACCGCGATCGGCTGGTCGGCGCGAAACTGCTGGTCACCGCCGCTGTCGCACTGGGGCTGGCGGTGGCGGTCGAACTGGTCGCGCTGGGGTGCCTGTTCGCGTTCGGCAACGGCAAGTTCGAGCTCACCGCGCAGTTGTTCGCCGTCCTCGGTGGCGGGCTGATCGCGGCGGTCTGCTGGTCGGTGATCGGCGCGGGCCTGGGGCTGTGGCTGCGCTCGCCCGGCGCCGGCGTCGCCCTGGTGCTCGGCTGGCTGCTGATCATCGAACCGCTGATCTGGCTGGTCACCACCGGACTCGGCATCGCGGGCATCTCCACCGTGCTGCCCGGATCGTCGACGGTGAGCACTCTTATGGTCGGGTCCTTCGCCGGCGCCGACCTCCTCGCACCGACACCCGCAGCGATCGTGGTGCTGCTGCTGTGGACCATCGGCGTCGGCGGTCTGGGCTGGTGGTCGGTGCGCTCCCGCGATCTGTGA
- a CDS encoding glutathione S-transferase family protein, protein MTKAESEAGSYVEPGEFKRDTNYITTRITADGRDGYPVTPDRYRLVAARACPWANRTLIVRRLLGLEQVISLGLCGPTHDKLSWTFDLDPGEVDPVLGIHRLRDAYLARFPDYPRGITVPAMVDVPTGQVVTNDYAQITLDLSTEWTEFHRPGAPQLYPPQLRAEIDEVNKRVFTEVNNGVYRCGFAGAQDAYDAAYDRLFTALDWLSDRLAGQRYLVGDTITEADVRLFTTLVRFDAVYHGHFKCNRNKLTEMPVLWAYARDLYQTPGFGDTVDFGQIKTHYYVVHTDINPTRIVPKGPDLSNWLTPHGREALGGRPFGDGTPPPPPPLSERVPALREPR, encoded by the coding sequence GTGACCAAGGCGGAATCGGAGGCAGGCAGCTACGTCGAGCCGGGCGAGTTCAAGCGCGACACCAACTACATCACCACCCGCATCACCGCGGACGGCCGCGACGGCTATCCGGTGACGCCGGACCGGTACCGGCTGGTCGCCGCCCGCGCCTGCCCCTGGGCCAACCGCACCCTGATCGTGCGCCGCCTGCTCGGGCTCGAACAGGTCATCTCACTCGGCCTGTGCGGGCCCACCCACGACAAGCTGAGCTGGACCTTCGACCTTGACCCCGGTGAGGTCGACCCGGTGCTCGGCATCCACCGCCTGCGCGACGCCTATCTGGCCCGCTTCCCCGATTACCCGCGCGGCATCACCGTGCCCGCCATGGTCGATGTGCCGACCGGCCAGGTGGTCACCAACGACTACGCCCAGATCACCCTCGATCTCTCCACCGAATGGACCGAATTCCACCGACCCGGCGCACCGCAGCTGTATCCGCCGCAGCTGCGCGCGGAGATCGACGAGGTGAACAAACGGGTGTTCACCGAGGTCAACAACGGCGTCTACCGCTGCGGCTTCGCCGGCGCCCAGGACGCCTACGACGCCGCCTACGACCGGCTCTTCACCGCCCTGGACTGGCTCAGCGACCGGCTGGCCGGGCAGCGCTACCTGGTCGGCGACACCATCACCGAGGCCGACGTGCGACTGTTCACCACGCTGGTCCGCTTCGATGCCGTCTACCACGGGCATTTCAAATGCAACCGCAACAAGCTCACCGAGATGCCGGTGCTGTGGGCCTACGCCCGTGACCTCTACCAGACCCCCGGATTCGGCGACACCGTCGACTTCGGGCAGATCAAGACCCACTACTACGTGGTGCATACCGATATCAACCCCACCCGCATCGTGCCCAAGGGCCCCGATCTGTCGAACTGGCTCACCCCGCACGGGCGTGAAGCGCTGGGCGGCAGGCCCTTCGGCGACGGCACCCCGCCGCCCCCGCCCCCACTGAGCGAACGGGTACCGGCGCTGCGCGAGCCGCGATAG
- a CDS encoding tyrosine-protein phosphatase — protein sequence MTLSPLAGHLRITGTFNFRDVGGLPTATGGTVRPGVLLRSAQLSSLDEAGHAVLRELGVRAVHDLRGQPEIAKHGADQLPDGIHLTVTPFDSDMGEAPPHDPATGAAMAHMIEVYRMFPARPEAHAAIRSIAESIVAGDGAVLVHCAAGKDRTGWAVATLLRAVGVDEQAVLTDYLLSNSAVPVLRAMLTENLGPDHVFSDDLLGVREEYLRSGLESLRELHGDLEAYLDVIGLTADLRDRLRERLVG from the coding sequence GTGACTCTCTCGCCCCTGGCCGGCCACCTGCGCATCACCGGCACCTTCAACTTCCGCGATGTCGGCGGCCTGCCCACCGCCACCGGCGGCACCGTCCGGCCGGGTGTGCTGCTGCGATCGGCTCAGCTCAGCAGCCTGGACGAGGCCGGTCACGCGGTGCTGCGCGAACTCGGCGTACGCGCGGTGCACGACCTGCGCGGCCAGCCGGAGATCGCCAAACACGGCGCCGACCAGTTGCCCGACGGCATCCACCTCACGGTCACCCCGTTCGACTCGGATATGGGCGAGGCGCCACCGCACGACCCGGCCACGGGCGCGGCCATGGCGCACATGATCGAGGTCTACCGGATGTTCCCGGCCCGGCCGGAAGCGCACGCGGCAATCCGGTCCATCGCCGAGTCGATCGTGGCCGGCGACGGCGCCGTCCTGGTGCACTGCGCGGCGGGCAAGGACCGCACCGGCTGGGCGGTCGCCACCCTGCTGCGCGCGGTCGGCGTCGACGAGCAGGCGGTGCTGACCGACTACCTGCTCAGCAACTCCGCGGTCCCGGTGCTGCGGGCCATGCTCACCGAGAACCTCGGCCCCGACCACGTCTTCTCCGATGATCTGCTCGGTGTGCGGGAGGAGTATCTGCGCAGCGGACTGGAATCGTTGCGTGAGCTGCACGGCGATCTCGAGGCGTATCTGGACGTCATCGGGCTCACCGCCGACCTGCGCGACCGGCTGCGCGAGCGCCTGGTGGGCTGA
- a CDS encoding ATP-binding cassette domain-containing protein, protein MSAARPQAFAVRGLTKRYDFTEAVREVSFTVAPGTVAALVGPESAGKTTVVGVLLGLLEPTAGSAQAGGFDVTARPEYAPGIGGVLDPRGLHPGRTIRDHLWIYAAAAGLPDRRVREVLELTGLTDFARTKPDGLSPGRQLRAALATALLPNPQLLVLDDPTLELDSVEHAWLTDFLRGYAGRGGSALVTGRSLAAVLPFTDSVIVLSEGSVVYQGSPARLRRNNPDRLVVASSSAIALATALAVDGYTDAVIRQDGRLAVAEASQDRILAVAGAAGVRIDSIVADPIHPDRVLASLTAAARNRPVVSGTAAPPQPARPPQPSPMPYGIPR, encoded by the coding sequence GTGAGCGCCGCACGACCGCAGGCCTTCGCCGTCCGCGGACTGACCAAGCGCTACGACTTCACCGAGGCCGTACGCGAGGTGAGCTTCACCGTCGCGCCCGGCACCGTCGCCGCGCTGGTCGGCCCGGAGAGCGCAGGCAAGACCACCGTCGTCGGGGTACTGCTCGGACTGCTCGAACCGACCGCCGGATCGGCGCAAGCCGGCGGATTCGACGTCACCGCCCGGCCGGAATACGCGCCGGGGATCGGCGGCGTACTCGATCCGCGCGGGCTGCACCCCGGCCGCACCATCCGCGACCACCTGTGGATCTACGCCGCCGCCGCGGGCCTGCCGGACCGGCGCGTGCGCGAGGTACTGGAACTGACCGGGCTCACCGATTTCGCTCGCACCAAACCCGACGGGCTCAGCCCCGGCCGACAGCTGCGGGCCGCGCTGGCCACCGCGCTGCTACCGAACCCGCAGCTACTGGTCCTCGACGATCCGACCCTCGAGCTCGACAGCGTCGAACACGCCTGGCTGACCGACTTCCTGCGCGGCTACGCGGGCCGCGGCGGCAGCGCGCTGGTCACCGGGCGCAGCCTGGCCGCGGTGCTGCCGTTCACCGACTCCGTGATCGTGCTCAGTGAGGGCTCGGTGGTGTATCAGGGCAGCCCGGCACGGCTGCGGCGCAACAACCCCGACCGGCTGGTGGTGGCGTCGTCGTCGGCGATCGCGCTGGCCACGGCGCTGGCGGTGGACGGCTACACCGACGCCGTGATCCGGCAGGACGGCAGGCTCGCCGTCGCCGAAGCGAGCCAGGACCGGATTCTGGCGGTGGCCGGTGCGGCCGGCGTCCGCATCGACTCCATCGTCGCCGATCCCATTCATCCCGACCGGGTCCTCGCCTCGCTCACCGCCGCGGCCCGCAACCGCCCGGTGGTTTCCGGCACCGCCGCCCCGCCGCAGCCCGCTCGACCTCCGCAACCGTCTCCGATGCCGTACGGGATTCCACGATGA
- a CDS encoding ABC transporter ATP-binding protein: protein MSTEVSGGIEVGGRAPGWIRRLWGEAARHRRTVAGIAAAVLAGAAAEIVAPLLTKRAVDAAGIGDTGVIGTVAALLVLLALGRFLASFGRRLLAGRLSLDVQHALRVNLLGSLQRLDGAGQDAIRTGQVVSRSITDLQLVQGLLAMAPLSGMSLLQFVLAAAVMMWLSPVLATVALLVVPAIAVVVYRIRPKLYAATWSAQQRAADLAQHVEETVTGVRVVKGFGQEARMVDLLERHGRTLFAERMRAATINSRFAPTLSAIPQMGLVGVVALGGVLAMGGSIGLGTFLAFTAYVATMTTTARTMASVVIMAQLTRAAAERVFQVIDAAPTVADPEHPRDLPDGPLGIDIDALTFGFDPDRPVLRDLDLTVRPGETVAIIGPAGSGKTTLSLLLPRFYAPDSGAIRLFSATRGTAATRDIMSGAVTIPNPGPANGDSHEPPTPDTAATPHTVIDADAPIPNPKPANPKPANGDRRVPPPPTATGNPEPAGSGRDGAASSQPHCSGGPIDNGVDIADVRASDLRAAIGVVFDDPFLFSDTIAANIALGSPEATDAEIRQAAKMAAADEFINELPDGYDTVVGERGLTLSGGQRQRIALARALLARPRILVLDDATSAVDAVTEAAIFDALPDRGDRTTIILAHRESTLAHADRVVRLPAPAHALPVTAPPVLEPPRRTPRGAGRAAAADLSETPELRRTIEKLPPATEQPGLDAARLRQPDPGFRLIRLLWPVRALVLTVMVLLAVEALIGIGFPPIVRYAIDAGVGGDDMGALVRAAVLGTVLVVAGWVVAAATTTLTARTGERVLYGLRVRSYAHLQRLGLDYYERELSGRIMTRMTTDVDALSTFLQTGVSTALVSALSLVAIAVALLVIDTSLALVVLLGVLPPLELATVIFRRVSSAAYTISREHVSTVNADFQENISGLRAVQAYRHEPLAARRFAEYSERYRHSRMRAQRAIALYFAFISAWSDLALAMVVFVGAREIAGGTTSAGTLVAFVLYLELLFGPVQHLSQVFDGYQQAKVGLRRIGALLRTESSIAPDPPNAVPITGRLDGAVGLDQVRFAYPGTEQPALDGVSLDIPAGSTLALVGATGAGKSTIVKLLARLYDLPADGAGAVRVDGVDLRDYRLGDYRRRLGIVPQEPHLFTGDVASNIAFGKPSATAQQIADAAAAVGAIAMIESLPLGMAQPVGERGRGLSAGQRQLIALARAELVDPDLLLLDEATATLDPDTEQSVLVATKSLARDRTTVVVAHRLATAARADRIAVVDHGRIVEIGAHDELLAARGAYARLWAAAGEREGIFSAEDRSSPWRSGLSAGR from the coding sequence GTGAGCACAGAGGTATCCGGGGGAATCGAGGTCGGGGGGCGGGCGCCCGGCTGGATTCGGCGGCTCTGGGGGGAGGCCGCGCGGCATCGGCGGACTGTTGCCGGGATCGCGGCGGCGGTGCTGGCGGGCGCGGCCGCGGAGATCGTGGCGCCGCTGCTGACGAAGCGGGCGGTCGACGCGGCGGGGATCGGCGATACGGGCGTGATCGGCACGGTGGCCGCGCTGCTGGTGTTGCTCGCCCTCGGCCGGTTCCTCGCCTCCTTCGGGCGGCGGCTGCTGGCCGGGCGCCTGTCGCTCGACGTCCAGCATGCGCTGCGGGTGAATCTGCTGGGGTCGCTGCAACGGCTCGACGGCGCCGGACAGGACGCCATCCGGACGGGGCAGGTGGTGTCACGCTCGATCACCGACCTGCAACTGGTGCAGGGCTTGTTGGCGATGGCGCCGCTGTCGGGGATGTCGCTGCTGCAATTCGTGCTGGCCGCCGCGGTGATGATGTGGCTGTCGCCGGTGCTGGCCACGGTGGCGCTGCTGGTGGTCCCCGCCATCGCCGTGGTGGTGTATCGAATCCGGCCCAAGCTGTACGCGGCCACCTGGTCGGCGCAGCAGCGGGCGGCCGACCTCGCCCAGCACGTCGAGGAAACGGTGACCGGCGTCCGGGTGGTCAAGGGGTTCGGCCAGGAAGCGCGGATGGTCGACCTGCTCGAACGGCACGGCCGCACTTTGTTCGCCGAACGCATGCGGGCCGCGACCATCAACTCCCGCTTCGCACCGACGCTGTCCGCGATCCCGCAGATGGGCCTGGTCGGTGTGGTCGCCCTCGGCGGCGTGCTGGCCATGGGCGGCAGCATCGGCCTCGGCACGTTCCTCGCCTTCACCGCCTACGTCGCCACCATGACCACCACCGCGCGCACCATGGCCTCGGTGGTGATCATGGCCCAGCTCACCCGGGCCGCCGCCGAACGGGTATTCCAAGTGATCGACGCCGCGCCCACCGTCGCCGACCCGGAACACCCCCGGGACCTGCCGGACGGGCCGCTCGGCATCGACATCGACGCACTCACCTTCGGCTTCGATCCGGACCGCCCGGTGCTGCGCGATCTCGACCTCACCGTCCGTCCGGGCGAGACGGTGGCGATCATCGGGCCCGCCGGCTCCGGCAAAACCACCCTCTCCCTGCTACTTCCCCGCTTCTACGCGCCCGATTCCGGTGCGATCCGGCTGTTCTCGGCCACGCGGGGTACAGCGGCAACGCGCGACATCATGAGCGGCGCCGTCACGATCCCGAACCCGGGACCCGCGAACGGCGATAGTCACGAGCCGCCCACACCGGATACCGCGGCAACGCCCCACACGGTGATCGACGCCGACGCTCCGATCCCGAACCCCAAACCCGCGAACCCCAAACCCGCGAACGGCGACAGACGCGTACCGCCCCCGCCGACCGCTACCGGTAACCCCGAGCCAGCGGGGTCCGGCCGCGACGGAGCTGCCTCCAGCCAGCCACACTGCAGTGGCGGGCCAATCGACAACGGCGTCGACATCGCCGACGTGAGGGCGAGTGACCTGCGCGCCGCCATCGGTGTGGTCTTCGACGACCCGTTCCTGTTCTCCGACACGATCGCCGCGAATATCGCCCTCGGCAGTCCCGAGGCGACCGATGCCGAGATCCGGCAGGCGGCGAAAATGGCCGCGGCCGACGAGTTCATCAACGAGCTGCCCGACGGTTACGACACCGTGGTGGGCGAACGCGGGCTCACCCTGTCCGGTGGCCAGCGCCAGCGCATCGCGTTGGCGCGGGCACTGCTGGCCCGGCCGCGGATCCTGGTCCTCGATGACGCCACCTCGGCCGTCGACGCCGTCACCGAGGCCGCCATCTTCGATGCGCTACCCGATCGCGGCGATCGCACCACCATCATCCTGGCCCACCGCGAATCCACCCTGGCCCATGCCGACCGGGTAGTCCGCCTCCCCGCACCCGCCCATGCGCTGCCGGTGACCGCGCCCCCGGTCCTCGAACCGCCCCGCCGGACGCCGCGCGGCGCGGGCCGGGCCGCGGCCGCCGATCTGAGCGAGACGCCGGAGCTGCGGCGCACCATCGAGAAGCTCCCGCCCGCCACCGAGCAACCCGGCCTCGACGCGGCCCGGCTGCGGCAACCCGATCCGGGCTTCCGGCTGATCCGGCTGCTGTGGCCGGTGCGCGCCCTGGTGCTGACGGTCATGGTGCTGCTGGCAGTCGAGGCACTGATCGGCATCGGGTTCCCGCCGATCGTGCGGTACGCGATCGACGCCGGCGTCGGCGGTGACGATATGGGCGCGCTGGTTCGGGCGGCGGTCCTCGGCACGGTGCTGGTCGTCGCGGGCTGGGTCGTGGCCGCGGCCACCACCACCCTGACCGCCCGCACCGGCGAGCGGGTGCTCTACGGACTACGCGTCCGCAGCTACGCCCACCTGCAACGACTCGGCCTGGACTACTACGAGCGCGAACTGTCCGGCCGGATCATGACGCGGATGACCACCGACGTGGACGCGCTGTCGACCTTCTTGCAGACCGGTGTCTCGACCGCGCTCGTCAGTGCGCTGTCTCTGGTCGCGATCGCGGTCGCACTACTCGTCATCGATACCTCGCTGGCACTGGTGGTGCTACTCGGTGTGCTCCCGCCCCTGGAGCTCGCGACGGTGATCTTCCGGCGGGTGTCGTCGGCGGCCTACACCATCTCCCGCGAACACGTCTCCACCGTCAACGCCGACTTCCAGGAGAACATCAGCGGACTGCGCGCGGTGCAGGCCTACCGGCACGAACCGCTCGCGGCCCGGCGCTTCGCCGAATACTCCGAGCGCTACCGGCACAGCCGGATGCGCGCGCAGCGGGCCATCGCCCTGTATTTCGCGTTCATCTCGGCCTGGTCGGACCTGGCGCTGGCCATGGTGGTGTTCGTCGGCGCCCGCGAGATCGCCGGCGGCACCACCAGCGCGGGCACCCTGGTCGCCTTCGTGCTCTATCTGGAGCTGTTGTTCGGCCCGGTGCAGCACCTGTCCCAGGTCTTCGACGGCTATCAGCAGGCCAAGGTGGGTTTGCGGCGGATCGGCGCGCTGCTGCGTACCGAATCCTCCATCGCCCCCGACCCGCCCAATGCCGTTCCCATCACCGGCCGGCTCGACGGCGCCGTCGGCCTGGACCAGGTGCGCTTCGCCTACCCGGGCACCGAGCAGCCCGCCCTCGACGGCGTCTCGCTCGATATCCCGGCCGGCTCCACCCTGGCGCTGGTCGGTGCGACGGGTGCGGGCAAATCGACCATCGTCAAGCTGCTGGCCCGCCTCTACGACCTACCGGCCGACGGCGCCGGTGCGGTCCGGGTCGACGGCGTCGACCTGCGCGACTACCGGCTCGGCGACTACCGCCGCCGTCTCGGCATCGTCCCGCAAGAACCTCACCTGTTCACCGGCGACGTCGCCAGCAACATTGCATTCGGGAAACCATCGGCCACCGCACAACAGATCGCCGACGCCGCCGCGGCGGTCGGCGCGATCGCGATGATCGAATCGCTGCCGCTCGGCATGGCCCAACCGGTGGGTGAACGCGGCCGCGGCCTATCGGCCGGCCAGCGGCAGCTGATCGCGCTCGCCCGGGCCGAACTGGTCGACCCCGACCTCCTGCTGCTGGACGAGGCGACCGCCACTCTCGACCCGGATACCGAGCAATCGGTGCTGGTAGCGACGAAATCGCTGGCCCGTGACCGCACCACGGTGGTGGTGGCGCACCGGCTGGCGACGGCCGCGCGCGCCGACCGGATCGCCGTCGTCGACCACGGCCGGATCGTGGAAATCGGCGCCCACGACGAACTGCTGGCCGCGCGCGGCGCGTATGCCCGACTCTGGGCAGCGGCCGGAGAACGGGAGGGAATATTCTCAGCGGAAGACAGGTCGTCACCATGGAGGAGCGGTCTGTCCGCCGGTCGGTAG